A part of Streptomyces sp. DSM 40750 genomic DNA contains:
- a CDS encoding DUF3099 domain-containing protein, whose amino-acid sequence MRKHGNVEVFRITGARQGLADDVRGRQRRYVISMSVRTLSVIAAATLWNVERHVAVVALVLGAVLPYISVVIANAGRENAPSLPSTFVTSPMRPMIAPKPDTDASRSGEFGAEERFAESFPEDVAADPARGRRSEPRERA is encoded by the coding sequence ATGCGGAAGCATGGCAACGTCGAGGTCTTCCGGATCACAGGCGCCCGGCAGGGTCTCGCCGACGACGTGCGCGGCCGGCAGCGGCGCTATGTCATCTCGATGTCCGTCCGCACCCTCTCGGTGATCGCCGCCGCGACCCTCTGGAATGTCGAACGGCACGTCGCGGTCGTCGCACTGGTGCTCGGAGCAGTGCTGCCGTACATCTCCGTGGTGATCGCCAACGCGGGTCGCGAGAACGCGCCCTCACTGCCGTCCACCTTCGTCACCTCCCCCATGCGTCCGATGATCGCTCCGAAGCCGGACACGGACGCCTCCCGCTCGGGCGAATTCGGGGCCGAGGAGCGCTTCGCGGAATCCTTCCCGGAAGACGTCGCGGCCGATCCCGCGCGGGGTCGGCGGAGCGAGCCGCGCGAGCGAGCCTGA
- a CDS encoding SEC-C domain-containing protein, protein MSSKHRTGGKNGKNKKTHGSRRTPARLPSPPPRMDAQVAEECERLAEQYPEDREQLLLEAAGEWGGAGEHARAVALYERLLGQEGDEAVEEPDLVDAFRISALWDAGRDEEARAAAAAFRRRHPRHAGAWNVVAEAFEARDENATAAEWFTAGVTHTMGVGTPVTVDTVEADSRSYDIEMLVIGRHRVRRVLGEPHDDWDEVADALHERRAVPLLGRVRPLDEMHDPLRPKRIAEGDTECLEMEIEALAGALHKESSTVPGGLRKTCVLYWPPEEFARLLERWPNVADAYGNDPAEHLRQVERTLRELSDQGGTHLAVGRATVRGLEAYGETEGGAPDAPSTRSAYAADLARTGQATDWPPPRNAPCWCGSERKYKKCCGNPALT, encoded by the coding sequence ATGTCCAGCAAGCACCGCACCGGTGGCAAGAACGGCAAGAACAAGAAGACGCACGGGAGCAGGCGGACCCCGGCCCGCCTCCCGAGCCCGCCCCCGCGTATGGACGCCCAGGTGGCCGAGGAGTGCGAGCGATTGGCGGAGCAGTATCCGGAGGACCGGGAACAGCTCCTGCTGGAAGCCGCCGGTGAGTGGGGCGGAGCCGGGGAGCACGCCCGGGCGGTCGCCCTCTACGAGCGGCTGCTCGGCCAGGAGGGCGACGAAGCCGTCGAGGAGCCGGACCTCGTCGACGCCTTCCGGATCAGCGCGCTGTGGGACGCCGGGCGGGACGAGGAGGCCCGCGCGGCGGCAGCGGCGTTCCGCAGGCGGCACCCCCGGCACGCGGGCGCGTGGAACGTCGTCGCCGAGGCCTTCGAGGCACGGGACGAGAACGCCACGGCCGCCGAGTGGTTCACGGCAGGTGTCACGCACACGATGGGTGTCGGCACCCCGGTGACGGTGGACACGGTCGAGGCGGACTCCCGCTCGTACGACATCGAGATGCTCGTCATCGGCCGCCACCGGGTGCGTCGCGTGCTCGGAGAGCCGCACGACGACTGGGACGAGGTGGCCGACGCGCTGCACGAACGGCGCGCGGTGCCCCTGCTGGGTCGTGTCCGCCCGCTCGACGAGATGCACGACCCGCTGCGGCCCAAGCGCATCGCGGAGGGCGATACCGAATGCCTGGAAATGGAGATCGAGGCGCTCGCGGGCGCGCTGCACAAGGAATCCTCCACCGTGCCCGGCGGCCTGCGGAAGACCTGCGTCCTGTACTGGCCGCCGGAGGAGTTCGCTCGACTGCTGGAACGCTGGCCGAACGTCGCCGACGCCTACGGCAACGACCCCGCCGAGCATCTGCGGCAGGTCGAGCGCACCCTGCGGGAGCTGTCGGACCAGGGCGGCACACACCTGGCCGTGGGCCGGGCCACGGTGCGGGGCCTGGAGGCGTACGGGGAGACGGAAGGCGGGGCCCCCGACGCTCCGAGCACGCGGTCCGCATACGCCGCAGACCTCGCGCGGACGGGGCAGGCGACCGACTGGCCCCCGCCCCGCAACGCTCCTTGCTGGTGCGGTTCGGAGCGCAAGTACAAGAAGTGCTGCGGAAACCCGGCCCTGACGTGA
- a CDS encoding solute symporter family protein: MSPVQQTFLAANEASEHRPLIITLFGLFVLATLAITVWAGRQTKDAADFYAGGRQFSAFQNGLAVSGDYMSAASFLGIAGAIALFGYDGFLYSIGFLVAWLVALLLVAEPLRNSGRYTMGDVLAYRMRQRPVRTAAGTSTIVVSIFYLLAQMAGAGVLVSLLLGITSDAGKILIVALVGILMIVYVSIGGMKGTTWVQMVKAVLLISGTILITFLVLLKFNFNISDLLGTAAENSGKGAAFLEPGLQYGATGTSKLDFISLGIALVLGTAGLPHILIRFYTVPNAKAARKSVNWAIGIIGGFYLMTIALGFGAAALISQDEIIASNPSGNTAAPLLALHLGGVDSAWGAILLATISAVAFATILAVVAGLTLASSSSFAHDIYANVIRKGQASGAEEVRAARWATVFIGVISIGLGSLARDLNVAGLVALAFAVAASANLPTILYSLFWKKFTTQGALWSIYGGLIVAVGLVLFSPVVSGDPKAMFPDVDFAWFPLKNPGIISIPFGFLMGWLGTVLSKEEPDTGKYAELEVRSLTGTGAH; this comes from the coding sequence ATGAGCCCCGTACAGCAGACATTCCTCGCCGCGAACGAGGCCAGCGAGCACCGGCCGCTGATCATCACCCTGTTCGGGCTGTTCGTCCTGGCGACGCTCGCCATCACCGTCTGGGCCGGCCGCCAGACCAAGGACGCCGCCGACTTCTACGCGGGCGGGCGGCAGTTCAGCGCCTTCCAGAACGGTCTCGCGGTCTCCGGCGACTACATGTCCGCCGCGTCGTTCCTCGGCATCGCGGGCGCGATCGCCCTCTTCGGCTACGACGGCTTCCTGTACTCCATCGGCTTCCTGGTCGCCTGGCTGGTCGCCCTGCTCCTGGTCGCCGAGCCGCTCCGCAACTCCGGCCGCTACACCATGGGCGACGTGCTCGCGTACCGCATGCGCCAGCGCCCGGTCCGCACCGCGGCCGGTACCTCCACGATCGTCGTCTCGATCTTCTATCTGCTGGCCCAGATGGCGGGCGCGGGCGTTCTCGTCTCGCTGCTCCTCGGCATCACCTCCGACGCGGGCAAGATCCTCATCGTCGCCCTCGTCGGCATTCTGATGATCGTCTACGTCTCCATCGGCGGCATGAAGGGCACCACCTGGGTCCAGATGGTGAAGGCCGTGCTCCTCATCAGCGGCACGATCCTCATTACGTTCCTGGTGCTGCTGAAGTTCAACTTCAACATCTCCGATCTGCTCGGCACCGCCGCCGAGAACAGCGGCAAGGGCGCCGCCTTCCTGGAGCCCGGTCTCCAGTACGGCGCGACCGGCACCTCCAAGCTGGACTTCATCTCCCTCGGCATCGCCCTGGTCCTCGGCACCGCCGGTCTGCCGCACATCCTGATCCGCTTCTACACGGTGCCCAACGCCAAGGCCGCCCGTAAATCCGTGAACTGGGCGATCGGCATCATCGGCGGCTTCTACCTGATGACCATCGCGCTCGGCTTCGGCGCCGCCGCGCTGATCTCCCAGGACGAGATCATCGCCTCCAACCCGTCGGGCAACACGGCGGCCCCGCTGCTCGCCCTGCACCTGGGCGGCGTCGACTCGGCCTGGGGCGCGATCCTGCTCGCCACCATCTCGGCGGTGGCCTTCGCGACGATCCTCGCCGTGGTGGCGGGCCTCACCCTGGCCTCGTCCTCCTCCTTCGCGCACGACATCTACGCCAACGTCATCCGCAAGGGGCAGGCCTCCGGCGCCGAGGAGGTCCGCGCGGCCCGCTGGGCGACCGTCTTCATCGGCGTCATCTCCATCGGGCTCGGCAGCCTCGCCCGCGACCTGAACGTGGCCGGCCTGGTCGCCCTCGCCTTCGCGGTCGCGGCCTCCGCCAACCTGCCGACCATCCTCTACAGCCTCTTCTGGAAGAAGTTCACCACCCAGGGCGCGCTGTGGTCGATCTACGGCGGTCTGATCGTCGCCGTCGGCCTGGTGCTGTTCTCGCCCGTCGTCTCCGGCGACCCGAAGGCGATGTTCCCGGACGTCGACTTCGCCTGGTTCCCGCTGAAGAACCCGGGCATCATCTCCATCCCGTTCGGCTTCCTGATGGGCTGGCTGGGCACCGTCCTGTCCAAGGAGGAGCCCGACACCGGCAAGTACGCCGAGCTGGAGGTCCGGTCCCTCACGGGCACCGGCGCCCACTGA
- a CDS encoding TldD/PmbA family protein: protein MAHEVDQSFLALPLRALADAALARARALGADHADFRFERVRSASWRLRDAKPAGSSDTTDLGYAVRVVHGGTWGFASGVDLTMDAAAKVASQAVAMAKLSAQVIKAAGSDERVELADEPVHAEKTWISSYEIDPFTIPDEEKSALLADWSTRLLAADGINHVDASLLTVHENKFYADTAGTVTTQQRVRLHPSLTAVSVDESSGEFDSMRTLAPPVGRGWEYLTGTGWDWDDELARIPELLAEKMRAPSVEAGIYDLVVDPSNLWLTIHESIGHATELDRALGYEAAYAGTSFATFDKLGKLRYGSELMNVTGDRTAEHGLATIGYDDEGVECQSWDLVKDGTLVGYQFDRRIAELTDLGRSNGCAYADSPGHVPVQRMANVSLKPDPAGMSTEDLIGGVDRGVYVVGDRSWSIDMQRYNFQFTGQRFFKIENGRITGQLRDVAYQATTTDFWGSMAAVGGPQTYVLGGAFNCGKAQPGQVAAVSHGCPSALFKGVNILNTTQEAGR from the coding sequence GTGGCCCATGAGGTCGATCAGTCATTTCTGGCCCTGCCCCTGCGGGCACTGGCCGACGCCGCGCTGGCCCGTGCCCGCGCCCTCGGCGCCGACCACGCGGACTTCCGGTTCGAGCGAGTGCGCAGCGCGTCCTGGCGGCTGCGGGACGCGAAGCCGGCCGGGTCGTCGGACACGACCGACCTCGGGTACGCGGTGCGGGTGGTGCACGGCGGGACGTGGGGGTTCGCGTCCGGTGTGGATCTGACGATGGACGCCGCCGCGAAGGTCGCCTCGCAGGCGGTGGCGATGGCGAAGCTGTCCGCGCAGGTCATCAAGGCCGCCGGGTCGGACGAGCGGGTGGAGCTGGCGGACGAGCCCGTGCACGCGGAGAAGACGTGGATCTCCTCGTACGAGATCGATCCCTTCACCATCCCCGACGAGGAGAAGTCCGCGCTGCTGGCGGACTGGAGCACGCGGCTGCTGGCGGCCGACGGGATCAACCATGTGGACGCCTCGCTGCTGACGGTGCACGAGAACAAGTTCTACGCGGACACCGCCGGGACCGTGACCACCCAGCAGCGCGTACGGCTGCATCCGTCGTTGACCGCCGTGTCGGTCGACGAGTCCAGCGGTGAGTTCGACTCGATGCGGACGCTGGCGCCGCCGGTCGGGCGGGGCTGGGAGTACCTCACGGGCACCGGCTGGGACTGGGACGACGAGCTGGCCCGGATCCCGGAGCTGCTCGCCGAGAAGATGCGGGCGCCGAGCGTCGAGGCGGGCATCTACGACCTGGTCGTCGACCCGTCCAACCTCTGGCTGACCATCCACGAGTCCATCGGCCACGCCACCGAGCTGGACCGCGCGCTCGGCTACGAGGCCGCCTACGCCGGCACCTCCTTCGCCACCTTCGACAAGCTCGGCAAGCTGCGCTACGGCTCCGAGCTGATGAACGTCACCGGTGACCGCACCGCCGAGCACGGCCTGGCGACCATCGGTTACGACGACGAGGGGGTGGAGTGCCAGAGCTGGGATCTCGTCAAGGACGGGACCCTCGTCGGCTACCAGTTCGACCGGCGCATCGCCGAGCTGACCGACCTCGGGCGCTCCAACGGCTGCGCGTACGCCGACTCCCCCGGGCATGTGCCCGTGCAGCGCATGGCCAACGTGTCGCTGAAGCCGGACCCGGCCGGGATGTCCACCGAGGATCTGATCGGCGGGGTCGACCGGGGGGTCTATGTGGTCGGGGACCGGTCGTGGTCCATCGACATGCAGCGGTACAACTTCCAGTTCACCGGGCAGCGGTTCTTCAAGATCGAGAACGGGCGGATCACCGGGCAGCTGCGGGACGTCGCGTACCAGGCGACGACGACCGACTTCTGGGGCTCCATGGCGGCCGTGGGCGGGCCGCAGACGTACGTCCTGGGCGGTGCCTTCAACTGTGGGAAGGCCCAGCCGGGCCAGGTCGCCGCGGTGTCGCACGGCTGCCCGTCGGCCCTCTTCAAGGGCGTCAACATTCTGAACACCACGCAGGAGGCCGGTCGATGA
- a CDS encoding metallopeptidase TldD-related protein: MSGRNNKAHKPHEIVERALELSRADGCVVIADEYSTANLRWAGNALTTNGVTRGRSVTVVATVDGKEGTASGVVSRSAVTAEELEPLVRAAEAAARGAGPAEDAQPLVTGGEHSPDFTDAPAETSSAVFADFAPALGESFARARAGGRELYGFANHELVSSYVGTSTGLRLRHDQPNGTLELNAKSPDRTRSAWAGRSTRDFKDVDPGALDAELAVRLGWAERRVPLPAGRYETLLPPTAVADLLIYQMWSASARDAAEGRTVFSKPGGGTRIGDRLTELPLTLRSDPNEPGLESAPFVLAHSSGGDSSVFDNGLPLRATEWIRRGEITHLPTTRHSAGLTGLPVVPTIGNLILDGGADRSLAEMVANTERGLLLTCLWYIREVDPATLLLTGLTRDGVYLVENGEVMGEVNNFRFNESPVDLLGRATEAGRTEKTLPREWSDYFTRTAMPALRVPDFNMSSVSQGV; this comes from the coding sequence ATGAGCGGGCGGAACAACAAGGCGCACAAGCCGCACGAGATCGTCGAGCGCGCTCTTGAGCTGTCCCGGGCCGACGGCTGTGTGGTGATCGCCGACGAGTACTCGACGGCGAACCTGCGCTGGGCGGGCAACGCGCTGACCACGAACGGGGTCACCCGTGGCCGCTCGGTGACCGTCGTCGCCACCGTCGACGGCAAGGAGGGCACCGCCTCCGGGGTCGTGTCGCGGTCCGCCGTCACCGCCGAGGAGCTGGAGCCGCTGGTACGGGCCGCCGAGGCCGCCGCGCGCGGCGCCGGACCCGCCGAGGACGCCCAGCCGCTGGTCACGGGCGGGGAGCACTCGCCCGACTTCACGGACGCGCCCGCCGAGACCTCCTCCGCCGTGTTCGCCGACTTCGCGCCGGCGCTCGGCGAGTCGTTCGCACGCGCGCGTGCGGGCGGCCGCGAGCTGTACGGCTTCGCCAACCACGAGCTGGTCTCCAGCTATGTGGGCACCTCGACGGGGCTGAGGCTGCGGCACGACCAGCCGAACGGGACGCTGGAGCTGAACGCCAAGTCCCCGGACCGTACGCGCTCGGCCTGGGCGGGGCGCTCCACGCGGGACTTCAAGGATGTCGACCCGGGTGCGCTGGACGCGGAGCTGGCCGTACGGCTGGGCTGGGCCGAGCGGCGGGTGCCGCTGCCCGCCGGGCGGTACGAGACGCTGCTGCCGCCGACGGCCGTGGCGGACCTGCTGATCTACCAGATGTGGTCGGCGTCGGCGCGGGACGCGGCCGAGGGCCGGACGGTGTTCAGCAAGCCGGGCGGTGGTACGCGGATCGGTGACCGGCTGACCGAGCTGCCGCTGACCCTGCGCAGCGACCCGAACGAGCCGGGCCTGGAGTCCGCGCCCTTCGTGCTGGCCCACTCCTCCGGCGGCGACAGCTCGGTGTTCGACAACGGACTGCCGCTGAGGGCGACCGAGTGGATCCGCAGGGGCGAGATCACACATCTGCCGACCACCCGGCACAGCGCGGGTCTGACCGGGCTGCCGGTGGTGCCGACGATCGGCAACCTGATCCTGGACGGCGGTGCGGACCGCTCTCTGGCGGAGATGGTCGCGAACACCGAGCGCGGGCTGCTGCTGACCTGTCTGTGGTACATCCGCGAGGTCGACCCGGCGACGCTGCTGCTGACCGGGCTGACCCGGGACGGCGTCTACCTCGTGGAGAACGGCGAGGTCATGGGCGAGGTCAACAACTTCCGGTTCAACGAGTCGCCGGTGGACCTGCTGGGCCGGGCCACGGAGGCCGGGCGTACGGAGAAGACGCTGCCCCGCGAGTGGAGCGACTACTTCACCAGGACCGCGATGCCCGCGCTGCGGGTGCCCGATTTCAATATGAGTTCTGTCAGCCAGGGCGTATAA
- a CDS encoding S8 family peptidase: protein MAHLRSRRRLALAVPVVLSLTASLGFLPGVASAAPLGESTAATAEGPDLSYVVNTKTDKHTIASVQRAIAAAGGKVVITYAKIGVIVVHSTNPEFGATIRAARGVQSAGATRTSPLTPAGTTDLGAVDYLTDAEAAKVKAASADIPDAEPLEADQWDLRSIGADKAAKINPGSEKVTVAVIDTGVDDTHPDLAPNFSASQSANCNGGVADTSEGSWRPYTPQDYHGTHVAGEIAAARNGVGVAGVAPGVKVSSINVTDRSSGLFYAESVVCAFVFAADRGVEITNNSYYVDPWLYNCVDDPDQKAIVDAVDRAQKYATKKGTLHLASAGNSNHDLASDAILDASSPNDTTPVERTIDPSECFDVPTQLPGIVTVSATGVKNEKSYYSTYGDGVIDIAAPGGDRRYQLPDTPSKDGRILSTMPNGAYGFLQGTSMASPHAAGVAALLKSTHPWASPQQLQWLLKAQADEQACPESYDQNGDGTQDAVCEGSPRVNGFYGFGIVNALKAVKK, encoded by the coding sequence ATGGCTCATCTGCGCTCCAGACGACGGCTCGCACTCGCGGTGCCGGTCGTCCTGTCGCTGACCGCCTCGCTCGGTTTCCTGCCGGGTGTCGCCTCGGCGGCCCCCCTCGGGGAGTCCACCGCCGCGACCGCGGAGGGCCCGGACCTCTCGTACGTCGTGAACACGAAGACGGACAAGCACACGATCGCCTCGGTGCAGAGGGCGATAGCCGCGGCCGGCGGCAAGGTCGTGATCACGTACGCCAAGATCGGCGTGATCGTGGTCCACTCGACCAACCCGGAGTTCGGTGCGACGATCCGCGCCGCGCGCGGGGTACAGAGCGCCGGCGCCACCCGGACCTCGCCGCTGACCCCCGCCGGTACGACGGACCTGGGTGCCGTCGACTACCTGACGGACGCGGAGGCCGCGAAGGTGAAGGCCGCCTCGGCCGACATCCCCGACGCCGAGCCGCTCGAGGCCGACCAGTGGGACCTGCGGTCGATCGGCGCCGACAAGGCCGCGAAGATCAACCCGGGCAGCGAGAAGGTCACCGTCGCCGTGATCGACACCGGCGTCGACGACACCCACCCGGACCTCGCGCCGAACTTCTCCGCCTCCCAGTCGGCCAACTGCAACGGCGGTGTCGCGGACACCAGTGAGGGTTCCTGGCGGCCGTACACCCCGCAGGACTACCACGGCACCCACGTGGCCGGTGAGATAGCCGCGGCCCGCAACGGCGTCGGTGTCGCCGGTGTCGCGCCGGGTGTGAAGGTCTCCAGCATCAATGTGACCGACCGCAGCAGCGGCCTCTTCTACGCGGAGAGCGTCGTCTGCGCGTTCGTGTTCGCCGCCGACCGCGGCGTGGAGATCACGAACAACAGCTACTACGTGGACCCGTGGCTCTACAACTGCGTGGACGACCCGGACCAGAAGGCCATCGTCGACGCCGTCGACCGGGCCCAGAAGTACGCCACGAAGAAGGGCACCCTGCACCTGGCCTCGGCGGGCAACTCCAACCACGACCTCGCCTCGGACGCGATCCTGGACGCCTCCAGCCCCAACGACACCACCCCGGTCGAGCGCACCATCGACCCGAGTGAGTGCTTCGACGTGCCGACCCAGCTGCCGGGCATCGTCACGGTGAGCGCGACGGGCGTGAAGAACGAGAAGTCGTACTACTCCACGTACGGCGACGGCGTCATCGACATCGCTGCCCCGGGCGGCGACCGGCGCTACCAGCTCCCGGACACCCCGTCGAAGGACGGCCGCATCCTGTCCACCATGCCGAACGGCGCGTACGGCTTCCTGCAGGGCACGTCGATGGCGTCGCCGCACGCCGCCGGTGTCGCCGCGCTGCTGAAGTCCACGCACCCGTGGGCGAGCCCGCAGCAGTTGCAGTGGCTGCTGAAGGCCCAGGCGGACGAGCAGGCCTGCCCCGAGTCGTACGACCAGAACGGCGACGGCACCCAGGACGCGGTTTGCGAGGGCAGCCCGCGTGTGAACGGTTTCTACGGGTTCGGCATCGTCAACGCCCTGAAGGCCGTCAAGAAGTAA
- a CDS encoding GlsB/YeaQ/YmgE family stress response membrane protein, protein MGWLWAIIVGFVLGLLAKAIIPGKQHSPLWLTTIFGIIGAIVGNALARAFGIDETSGIDWGRHALQLAAAVVIVFVGDMAYMATLGKRKERA, encoded by the coding sequence ATGGGCTGGTTGTGGGCGATCATCGTGGGATTCGTGCTGGGCCTGCTGGCCAAGGCGATCATTCCGGGCAAGCAGCACAGCCCGCTCTGGCTGACGACGATCTTCGGCATCATCGGGGCCATCGTCGGCAACGCCCTCGCCCGCGCCTTCGGCATCGACGAGACCTCGGGCATCGACTGGGGACGCCACGCCCTCCAGCTGGCGGCCGCGGTGGTCATCGTCTTCGTCGGCGACATGGCTTACATGGCGACACTGGGCAAGAGAAAAGAACGAGCCTGA
- the moaA gene encoding GTP 3',8-cyclase MoaA: protein MLIDTYGRVATDLRVSLTDRCNLRCTYCMPEEGLQWLAKPDLLTDDEIVRLIDIAVSTLGITEVRFTGGEPLLRPGLVGIVERVAALAPRPQMSLTTNGIGLKRTATALKAAGLDRVNVSLDTIRPDVFKTLTRRDRHKDVLEGLAAAREAGLTPVKVNSVLMPGLNENEAPDLLAWAVEHDYELRFIEQMPLDAQHGWKRDGMVTAGDILTSLRTRFDLTPEGSEIRGSAPAERWLVDGGPHRVGVIASVTRPFCSACDRTRLTADGQVRTCLFAREETDLRAALRSGAPDEEIARIWRLAMWGKKAGAGLDDPSFVQPDRPMSAIGG from the coding sequence GTGCTCATCGACACCTACGGCCGAGTGGCCACCGACCTGAGGGTCTCGCTGACCGACCGGTGCAATCTGCGCTGCACCTACTGCATGCCCGAGGAGGGCCTGCAGTGGCTCGCCAAGCCCGACCTGCTCACGGACGACGAGATCGTCCGCCTCATCGACATAGCCGTCAGCACCCTGGGCATCACCGAGGTCCGCTTCACCGGCGGTGAGCCCCTGCTCCGCCCCGGCCTGGTCGGCATCGTGGAGCGCGTGGCGGCGCTCGCCCCCCGCCCCCAGATGTCCCTCACCACCAACGGCATCGGTCTCAAGCGCACGGCGACGGCCCTGAAGGCGGCCGGCCTGGACCGGGTGAACGTCTCGCTGGACACCATCCGCCCGGACGTCTTCAAGACCCTGACCCGCCGGGACCGCCACAAGGACGTCCTCGAAGGCCTGGCCGCCGCCCGCGAGGCGGGGCTCACCCCCGTCAAGGTCAACTCGGTGCTGATGCCGGGCCTGAACGAGAACGAGGCCCCGGACCTCCTCGCCTGGGCCGTCGAGCACGACTACGAGCTGCGCTTCATCGAGCAGATGCCCCTGGACGCCCAGCACGGCTGGAAGCGCGACGGCATGGTGACGGCGGGCGACATCCTGACCTCCCTCCGCACTCGCTTCGACCTCACCCCCGAGGGCTCCGAGATACGCGGCTCGGCCCCCGCCGAGCGCTGGCTCGTCGACGGCGGCCCGCACCGCGTCGGCGTCATCGCCTCGGTGACCCGCCCCTTCTGCTCCGCCTGCGACCGCACCCGCCTTACCGCCGACGGCCAGGTCCGCACCTGCCTCTTCGCCCGTGAGGAAACGGACCTCAGGGCCGCGCTGCGCTCGGGCGCCCCCGACGAGGAGATCGCCCGCATCTGGCGCCTGGCGATGTGGGGCAAGAAGGCGGGCGCGGGCCTGGACGACCCCTCCTTCGTCCAGCCGGACAGGCCGATGTCCGCGATCGGAGGTTGA
- a CDS encoding DUF485 domain-containing protein has translation MATDAPPPSKAEHHLPSTEEFAAVQESAEFGELRRSYRSFAFPLTVGFIAWYLLYVLLSNYAGDFMGTKLFGNINVAFVLGIAQFVTTFLIAWWYSKHAAEKLDPKAEAIKSRMEGGA, from the coding sequence GTGGCAACCGACGCACCGCCCCCCTCGAAGGCAGAGCATCATCTCCCTTCCACCGAGGAGTTCGCCGCGGTCCAGGAGAGCGCCGAGTTCGGTGAACTGCGCCGCTCCTACCGCTCGTTCGCCTTCCCGCTGACCGTGGGCTTCATCGCCTGGTACCTGCTGTACGTCCTGCTCTCCAACTACGCGGGCGACTTCATGGGCACCAAGCTCTTCGGCAACATCAACGTCGCCTTCGTTCTCGGCATCGCCCAGTTCGTCACCACATTCCTCATCGCCTGGTGGTACTCGAAGCACGCCGCCGAGAAGCTCGACCCCAAGGCCGAGGCGATCAAGTCCCGGATGGAGGGCGGCGCATGA
- the tyrS gene encoding tyrosine--tRNA ligase has product MTDIVDELKWRGLFALSTDEDALRKALADGPVTFYCGFDPTAPSLHVGHLVQVLTVRRLQQAGHRPLALVGGATGLIGDPRPTAERTLNDPETVAGWVARLRAQIEPFLSFEGQNAAVMVNNLDWTEGLSAIEFLRDIGKHFRVNKMLTKDSVARRLESDQGISYTEFSYQILQGMDFLQLYRRYGCTLQQGGSDQWGNLTAGLDLIHRLEPGVEAHALATPLMTKADGTKFGKTEGGAVWLDPEMTTPYAFYQFWLNVDDRDITRYMRILSFKSRTELEALEQQTEERPQARAAQRALAEELTTLVHGADQTAAVIAASKALFGQGELVELDERTLAAALSEVPHARVAELAPVVDLFAEVGLVPSKSAGRRTVKEGGAYVNNVKVTAEDAVPSREELIHGRWLVLRRGKKNLAAVEVTGA; this is encoded by the coding sequence GTGACGGACATCGTCGACGAGCTGAAGTGGCGAGGGCTGTTCGCCCTGTCCACCGACGAGGACGCTTTGCGCAAGGCGCTCGCGGACGGTCCCGTCACGTTCTATTGCGGTTTCGACCCGACCGCGCCGTCCCTGCACGTCGGACACCTGGTGCAGGTGCTCACCGTGCGTCGGCTCCAGCAGGCCGGACACCGGCCGCTGGCGCTGGTCGGCGGCGCGACGGGCCTGATCGGCGACCCGCGCCCGACGGCGGAGCGCACGCTGAACGACCCGGAGACGGTCGCCGGCTGGGTCGCCAGGCTGCGCGCCCAGATCGAGCCGTTCCTGTCCTTCGAGGGCCAGAACGCGGCCGTCATGGTCAACAACCTCGACTGGACCGAGGGCCTCTCCGCCATCGAGTTCCTGCGGGACATCGGCAAGCACTTCCGCGTCAACAAGATGCTGACGAAGGACTCCGTCGCCCGCCGGCTGGAGTCCGACCAGGGCATCAGCTACACCGAGTTCAGCTACCAGATCCTCCAGGGCATGGACTTCCTCCAGCTCTACCGGAGGTACGGCTGCACGCTCCAGCAGGGCGGCAGCGACCAGTGGGGCAACCTCACGGCCGGCCTGGACCTCATCCACCGGCTGGAGCCCGGGGTCGAGGCGCACGCGCTGGCCACGCCGCTGATGACCAAGGCGGACGGCACCAAGTTCGGCAAGACCGAGGGCGGCGCCGTCTGGCTCGACCCGGAGATGACGACGCCGTACGCGTTCTACCAGTTCTGGCTGAACGTGGACGACCGGGACATCACCCGGTACATGCGGATCCTGTCCTTCAAGTCCCGTACGGAGCTTGAGGCGTTGGAGCAGCAGACGGAGGAGCGGCCGCAGGCCCGTGCCGCGCAGCGCGCGCTGGCCGAGGAGCTGACGACGCTGGTGCACGGCGCGGACCAGACCGCTGCCGTGATCGCCGCGTCGAAGGCGCTCTTCGGTCAGGGCGAGCTGGTGGAGCTGGACGAGAGGACGCTGGCCGCGGCGCTTTCCGAGGTGCCGCACGCGAGGGTCGCCGAGCTGGCGCCGGTCGTGGATCTCTTCGCGGAGGTCGGGCTGGTACCGAGCAAGTCCGCGGGGCGGCGGACCGTGAAGGAGGGCGGGGCCTACGTGAACAACGTCAAGGTCACCGCGGAGGACGCGGTTCCGTCCCGGGAAGAGCTGATTCATGGGCGGTGGCTGGTGTTGCGGCGAGGGAAGAAGAACCTTGCCGCAGTCGAGGTGACCGGGGCCTAG